From a single Equus asinus isolate D_3611 breed Donkey chromosome 2, EquAss-T2T_v2, whole genome shotgun sequence genomic region:
- the LOC106833281 gene encoding purine nucleoside phosphorylase-like isoform X1 produces MAVTETWKPGSGPRGRGSGGPGAAERPGKEPGVRAKAQGRDALGNRARVTPVEQEGERFTYEDYQTTAQWLLSHTKHHPQVAVICGSGLGGLTNQLTQAQSFDYSEIPNFPRSTVSGHAGRLVFGFLNGKACVMMQGRFHMYEGYPLWKVTFPVRVFRLLGVDTLVVTNAAGGLNPKFEVGDIMLIRDHINLPGFSGQNPLIGPNDERFGVRFPAMSDAYDRDMRQKAHIAWKQMGEERELQEGTYVMVVGPSFDTVVESHLLQKLGADAIGMSTVPEVIVARHCGLRVFGFSLITNKVVMDYESLEKTTHEEVLEAGRQAAQKLEKFVSILMAGIPQPGSAS; encoded by the exons ATGGCTGTTACCGAGACCTGGAAACCCGGCTCCGGGCCCCGAGGGAGAGGGAGCGGGGGCCCTGGAGCTGCAGAGAGGCCTGGCAAGGAGCCCGGGGTCAGGGCCAAGGCGCAGGGCAGGGACGCACTCGGGAATCGAGCCCGGGTGACGCCAGTggagcaggaaggggagag GTTCACATATGAAGATTATCAGACCACCGCACAGTGGCTTCTGTCCCACACCAAGCACCACCCTCAAGTGGCAGTGATCTGCGGTTCTGGGTTAGGAGGTCTGACTAATCAGTTAACTCAGGCCCAAAGCTTtgactacagtgagataccaaaCTTTCCCCGGAGTACAG TGTCAGGCCATGCTGGTCGACTGGTGTTTGGGTTCCTGAACGGCAAAGCCTGTGTGATGATGCAGGGCAGGTTCCACATGTATGAAGGCTACCCGCTCTGGAAG GTGACCTTCCCAGTGAGGGTTTTCCGTCTTCTGGGTGTGGACACCCTTGTGGTCACCAATGCAGCTGGAGGGCTCAACCCCAAGTTTGAGGTTGGAGATATCATGCTGATCCGTGATCACATCAACCTGCCTGGTTTCTCTGGTCAGAACCCTCTCATAGGTCCCAATGATGAAAG GTTTGGAGTTCGTTTCCCTGCCATGTCTGATGCCTATGACCGGGATATGAGGCAGAAGGCTCACATTGCCTGGAAACaaatgggggaggagagagagctacaGGAAGGCACCTACGTGATGGTGGTAGGCCCCAGCTTTGATACTGTGGTAGAATCTCATCTGCTGCAGAAGCTGGGAGCAGATGCTATTG GCATGAGCACAGTTCCAGAAGTTATAGTTGCAAGGCACTGTGGACTTCGAGTCTTTGGCTTCTCCCTCATCACTAACAAGGTCGTTATGGATTATGAAAGCCTGGAGAAGACCACTCACGAGGAAGTCCTAGAGGCCGGGAGACAAGcagcacagaaactggaaaagtttGTCTCCATCCTTATGGCTGGCATTCCACAGCCTGGCAGTGCCAGTTAA
- the LOC106833281 gene encoding purine nucleoside phosphorylase-like isoform X2, with protein sequence METGFTYEDYQTTAQWLLSHTKHHPQVAVICGSGLGGLTNQLTQAQSFDYSEIPNFPRSTVSGHAGRLVFGFLNGKACVMMQGRFHMYEGYPLWKVTFPVRVFRLLGVDTLVVTNAAGGLNPKFEVGDIMLIRDHINLPGFSGQNPLIGPNDERFGVRFPAMSDAYDRDMRQKAHIAWKQMGEERELQEGTYVMVVGPSFDTVVESHLLQKLGADAIGMSTVPEVIVARHCGLRVFGFSLITNKVVMDYESLEKTTHEEVLEAGRQAAQKLEKFVSILMAGIPQPGSAS encoded by the exons ATGGAGACCGG GTTCACATATGAAGATTATCAGACCACCGCACAGTGGCTTCTGTCCCACACCAAGCACCACCCTCAAGTGGCAGTGATCTGCGGTTCTGGGTTAGGAGGTCTGACTAATCAGTTAACTCAGGCCCAAAGCTTtgactacagtgagataccaaaCTTTCCCCGGAGTACAG TGTCAGGCCATGCTGGTCGACTGGTGTTTGGGTTCCTGAACGGCAAAGCCTGTGTGATGATGCAGGGCAGGTTCCACATGTATGAAGGCTACCCGCTCTGGAAG GTGACCTTCCCAGTGAGGGTTTTCCGTCTTCTGGGTGTGGACACCCTTGTGGTCACCAATGCAGCTGGAGGGCTCAACCCCAAGTTTGAGGTTGGAGATATCATGCTGATCCGTGATCACATCAACCTGCCTGGTTTCTCTGGTCAGAACCCTCTCATAGGTCCCAATGATGAAAG GTTTGGAGTTCGTTTCCCTGCCATGTCTGATGCCTATGACCGGGATATGAGGCAGAAGGCTCACATTGCCTGGAAACaaatgggggaggagagagagctacaGGAAGGCACCTACGTGATGGTGGTAGGCCCCAGCTTTGATACTGTGGTAGAATCTCATCTGCTGCAGAAGCTGGGAGCAGATGCTATTG GCATGAGCACAGTTCCAGAAGTTATAGTTGCAAGGCACTGTGGACTTCGAGTCTTTGGCTTCTCCCTCATCACTAACAAGGTCGTTATGGATTATGAAAGCCTGGAGAAGACCACTCACGAGGAAGTCCTAGAGGCCGGGAGACAAGcagcacagaaactggaaaagtttGTCTCCATCCTTATGGCTGGCATTCCACAGCCTGGCAGTGCCAGTTAA